A single window of Candidatus Woesearchaeota archaeon DNA harbors:
- a CDS encoding DUF1947 domain-containing protein: MRFLSNKEKKELENKLPKGYEINKKGEIKEGNDSVIYNANEKFLIIKDDKYIPHLKSVDDSKYSSVYVDKGAIPFVIKGADLMRPGIQKIEDNINKNDIILVKDENHNKTIAIGISMFSSEDMQNQEKGKSVKIIHYVGDSYY, encoded by the coding sequence ATGAGATTTTTATCAAACAAAGAAAAAAAAGAACTTGAAAACAAACTTCCAAAAGGATACGAAATAAACAAAAAAGGTGAAATAAAAGAAGGTAATGATAGCGTAATTTATAATGCAAATGAAAAATTTCTAATCATAAAAGATGACAAATACATTCCACATCTAAAATCTGTTGATGATTCGAAATATTCTTCAGTATATGTAGACAAAGGCGCAATCCCTTTCGTAATAAAAGGAGCAGACTTAATGAGACCTGGAATTCAAAAAATTGAGGATAACATAAACAAAAATGATATAATTTTAGTAAAAGATGAGAATCATAACAAAACTATTGCAATAGGAATATCTATGTTTTCATCAGAAGATATGCAAAATCAAGAAAAAGGCAAGTCAGTTAAAATTATACATTATGTAGGAGATAGTTATTATTAA
- a CDS encoding RNA pyrophosphohydrolase: MAEKYRDNVTAIIINKDKKVLMCEHIWIDGAWQFPQGGLEKGESREEAVLRELKEEIGTDKLEVLSQMDEPIKYIFPHYLKEKYGMNGNEQNFFLLYFYGKDSEIRFDNQEKPEFKSFKWVEYMQPPLEVIYFKKLSYLKALEYFKEEVDKIEVKEIEEKVKNKK, encoded by the coding sequence ATGGCAGAAAAATATAGAGATAACGTTACAGCAATTATTATTAACAAAGACAAAAAGGTTCTGATGTGCGAACACATATGGATTGATGGAGCATGGCAATTTCCGCAAGGAGGGCTAGAGAAGGGAGAAAGTAGAGAAGAAGCAGTATTAAGAGAGTTAAAAGAAGAAATTGGCACTGACAAATTAGAGGTTCTAAGCCAAATGGATGAACCAATTAAATACATCTTTCCACACTACCTAAAAGAGAAATATGGTATGAATGGGAATGAACAAAACTTCTTTTTACTATATTTCTATGGTAAAGACTCTGAAATTAGATTTGACAATCAAGAAAAACCTGAATTTAAATCATTCAAATGGGTTGAATACATGCAACCCCCTCTAGAAGTAATCTACTTTAAAAAACTATCTTACCTCAAGGCTCTTGAATATTTCAAGGAAGAAGTTGACAAAATAGAAGTAAAAGAAATAGAAGAAAAAGTAAAAAATAAAAAATAA
- a CDS encoding AI-2E family transporter, with protein sequence MRREEMIKVENYFEVFIIISLVSLFFYLIKGFIISLFLAVSFVFIFYKPYQKLKQKTKNKTISAIFIIFLAITLILLPTYLLLTSLIEQTSSIIQNSDSIVNNLNFDNCQYFFCNTLKSNVNVIDLKFDSIVTKTGQYLINSFSEIFNSITTIILNFFVFILAFYYLLVDGENFLQSIKKMIPMKNDYKDALFYRFKDVTLAVFVDSIFVAMIQGGLVGLGFWFFELNSPIFWATIASFFALIPMIGTAFVWVPGVLYLYSQQDYLSAILLLLYGGVVISLSDNFIRPFLIKQKIKVHSFLILLSILGGLEVFGFIGIFLGPIIISLLITIFQLYKLDFR encoded by the coding sequence ATGAGAAGAGAAGAGATGATAAAAGTTGAAAATTATTTCGAAGTTTTTATCATTATATCCTTAGTTAGTCTATTTTTTTATTTAATCAAAGGATTCATAATTTCATTGTTTCTTGCAGTATCTTTTGTATTCATATTCTACAAACCTTATCAAAAACTTAAACAAAAAACTAAAAATAAAACAATATCAGCAATATTCATAATTTTTTTAGCAATAACATTAATTCTCCTACCAACTTATTTACTATTAACCTCACTAATAGAACAAACAAGTTCAATCATACAAAATTCAGATAGCATTGTAAATAATCTAAATTTTGACAATTGTCAATATTTTTTTTGTAATACATTAAAAAGCAATGTTAATGTAATAGATTTGAAATTCGACTCAATTGTCACAAAAACGGGCCAATATTTAATAAATTCATTTTCAGAAATATTCAACTCTATAACAACTATAATTTTAAATTTTTTTGTATTTATCCTAGCATTTTATTATTTATTAGTTGATGGAGAAAATTTTTTACAAAGTATAAAAAAAATGATTCCTATGAAAAATGATTATAAAGATGCTTTATTTTATAGATTCAAAGATGTAACTTTAGCAGTATTTGTAGATTCAATTTTTGTTGCAATGATTCAAGGAGGATTAGTAGGATTAGGATTTTGGTTTTTCGAATTAAATTCGCCAATATTTTGGGCAACAATTGCATCATTTTTTGCACTAATTCCTATGATAGGTACAGCATTTGTATGGGTACCAGGAGTTTTATATTTATATTCTCAACAAGACTATTTATCTGCAATCCTTCTACTATTATACGGTGGAGTTGTTATTAGTCTATCAGATAATTTTATCAGACCATTTTTAATAAAACAAAAAATTAAAGTCCATTCATTTTTAATACTTTTAAGTATATTAGGAGGCCTTGAAGTATTTGGATTTATAGGTATATTCTTAGGACCAATCATTATAAGTCTTTTAATCACTATATTTCAACTATACAAACTTGATTTCAGATAA